One window of Triticum dicoccoides isolate Atlit2015 ecotype Zavitan chromosome 5A, WEW_v2.0, whole genome shotgun sequence genomic DNA carries:
- the LOC119302320 gene encoding adenylate kinase 3-like, with the protein MATNIEDVPSVELMTELLRRAKCSSKPDKRIILVGPPGSGKGTQSPLIKDEYCLCHLATGDMLRAAVTAKTPLGIKAKEAMDKGELVSDDLVVGIIDEAMKKPSCQKGFILDGFPRTVVQAQKLDEMLAKQGAKVDKVLNFAIDDAILEERITGRWIHPSSGRSYHTKFAPPKTPGVDDVSGEPLIQRKDDTTEVLKSRLEAFHIQTEPVIDYYSKNGLVANLHAEKPPKEVTAEVQKALS; encoded by the exons ATGGCGACGAACATCGAGGACGTGCCTTCGGTGGAGCTCATGACCGAGTTGCTCCGCCGCGCCAAGTGCAGCTCCAAGCCCGACAAGCGCATCATCCTCGTCG GTCCTCCTGGCTCTGGAAAGGGAACACAGTCTCCCCTTATTAAAGATGAATATTGTTTGTGCCATTTAGCCACTGGCGATATGCTGAGGGCTGCTGTCACCGCTAAGACTCCTCTGGGTATCAAGGCTAAAGAAGCTATGGACAAG GGAGAGCTTGTTTCAGATGACTTGGTTGTTGGGATTATTGATGAAGCCATGAAAAAACCTTCATGTCAAAAAGGTTTTATCCTTGATGGCTTCCCTAGAACTGTTGTTCAAGCACAAAAG CTCGATGAAATGCTGGCAAAGCAAGGTGCTAAGGTTGACAAGGTTCTAAATTTTGCAATTGATGATGCAATATTGGAAGAACGAATTACTGGCCGTTGGATACACCCATCGAGTGGTAGATCTTACCATACAAAATTTGCTCCTCCTAAGACTCCAGGAGTTGATGAT GTTTCGGGAGAACCCTTAATTCAAAGAAAAGATGACACAACGGAGGTCTTGAAGTCGAGGCTTGAAGCTTTCCACATACAAACTGAACCT GTGATTGACTATTACTCCAAGAATGGCTTAGTGGCAAATCTTCATGCGGAGAAACCACCAAAGGAAGTGACCGCCGAGGTGCAGAAAGCTCTTTCGTGA